One part of the Kryptolebias marmoratus isolate JLee-2015 linkage group LG2, ASM164957v2, whole genome shotgun sequence genome encodes these proteins:
- the LOC108244436 gene encoding centrosomal protein of 164 kDa isoform X2, which produces MTAAALIGDQLILEEDYDENYTPSEQEIQEYAREIGIDPDNEPELMWLAREGIVAPMPSEWKPCQDVTGDIYYFNFSTGQSTWDHPCDEHYRRMVSQERERSQLTAAAGGGGAKKDKKKKKEKKEKMEKKKKEVLKAPATLTTSLGPLAGLGPLRGLDAPGQTPLSGPVPSLRGSLGSSGGLEPLKTLLSAPRSSGTASVLGTRQDERVSLALPGLDGDDVEDDKTLDNEPSLRGSDRLLKNLHLDLDALGGGLRYEDSEASEAAPAEERTEPELQDLALSGDHSPEPPSQQDSLRGRHIQHSLTTGQRNQVSEEGPGAPMCESEHVAERSEEEEEEEVEEVGETEDIQKEKSSGENRKNGEVAGKEEEGNEMEDGREGDDQLQEEEEEMEEGQSGSKETEADEVQEGCCVDKDEVLESIKRSGRQESSEQEDNQSSEEVDKFAESRNEEVRDGEAVKSLEESETKDEVVEKSSDSDKDGRSKEEDKLGENRDATERSVSDEELSEGEKEEGRKGQDEDEEGEESDEAVQERSVSHRKLTQSHEEVLERCVKGGGEEALTEGVEVEDEAGVEIPPGASESDEDILEVFNSGSTRVQPANLGQTFLYRNKESLADEMANEINSSLPAEEFNASKNIAEPSSSIDIKLSQKVLDVNDLSGTISPLEKDDRDETQEVVEENEERGRTKTETTKSQTLPKDKDNPPSHKVDRLILHQSSPSPSPSNSSSSERGGSHHQKAPSLGMSVGVQRPETSRGRPVRTLDGQIEDAKPTFKKQASTLEEEPSGRVKKEREREEEDRKRADREERSMRRREEEEEEEEEEERERLLKDKEKKMRLLQELLKREEEEEERKLKEESEERLRALRQHLLSKRREEEARLNEESDERLEELRESVRKEREKQQQKLREESDVMVEELRTTLEEERAAARGTLEAQRKQDMERLKAESEEELQAEKRRLQREQEEKLNSLKQEAVSTERRRELLMSPRPEQQLAEYHRELTDVLQEVRDEVQRDHERKLEQLRDDHRREMNSIREKYLDEETALRERLLHSLQDDREQLQASHTVQLEKLRLQLHAQIQKAQLEHSRKESELRDLADRLELREKELKSQEAMLQTKAGDLKKRRRKLGEEEEDLDRQIEALPRLVKERDQLKEELHRMREEVAQARELAHRAREERNEAKEAVERLMEERDKTREESRRAREDKKQLESKVALLQERCDHLSSRVSELDESGRGGTSIKPEQGRRKAEKATRPSGDWRDSSLHAEDLDEPPLSPRPDSHSSMDDFRQYVSSHGDSIQKTKLFLERESSRLMERQAALQAAQTSSSQDPSLAGLTEEMMRTLQQESRDVAELQRTVQRGNSLLRKKEEQLQQLESSMAEEEVTPPSRPKSRS; this is translated from the exons ATGACAGCAGCTGCTCTCATAGGAGACCAGCTGATCCTCGAGGAGGACTACGATGAGAACTACACACCCTCCGAACAAG AGATCCAGGAGTATGCGAGGGAGATTGGCATCGATCCTGACAATGAGCCTGAGCTCATGTGGTTGGCCAGAGAGGGCATCGTTGCCCCTATGCCCTCCGAGTGGAAACCTTG CCAGGACGTGACAGGGGACATCTACTATTTTAACTTCTCCACGGGCCAGTCCACCTGGGACCACCCCTGTGACGAGCACTACCGCCGCATGGTGAGCCAGGAGCGGGAGCGCTCGCAGCTCACAGCTGCCGCGGGGGGCGGAGGGGCGaagaaggacaagaagaagaagaaagaaaagaaggaaaaaatggaaaagaagaagaaggaggtgCTGAAGGCTCCAGCA ACACTGACCACATCTTTGGGGCCACTTGCCGGCTTGGGTCCACTGAGAGGTCTGGACGCTCCAGGGCAAACCCCTCTCTCTGGACCTGTTCCATCTCTCAGAGGGTCCCTTGGCAGCTCTGGGGGTCTGGAGCCCCTCAAAACATTGCTCTCA gctcCTCGAAGCAGCGGGACAGCAAGTGTTTTAGGCACCAGGCAGGACGAAAGGGTGTCACTTGCTTTGCCTGGTTTAGACGGTGATGATGTCGAAGACGACAAAACCTTAGACAATGAG CCAAGTCTTCGTGGATCAGACAGACTCCTGAAGAACCTTCACCTAGACCTGGATGCTCTTGGAGGAGGTCTTCGATATGAG gacAGTGAGGCCAGTGAAGCAGCTCCAGCTGAGGAGAGGACGGAGCCGGAGTTGCAGGATTTGGCCCTTTCTGGAGACCACAGCCCCGAACCACCATCCCAGCAG GACTCTTTGAGGGGACGCCACATCCAGCACTCTCTCACGACGGGCCAGAGAAACCAAGTCAGTGAGGAGGGGCCCGGCGCTCCCATGTGTGAATCTGAACACGTAGCTGAGCGgtcagaagaggaggaggaggaggaggtggaggaggttgGAGAGACAGAAGATATACAAAAAGAGAAGAGCAGTGGTGAAAATAGAAAGAACGGTGAGGTGGcaggaaaagaagaggaaggaaaCGAGATGGAAGATGGAAGGGAAGGAGATGATCAacttcaggaggaggaggaggaaatggagGAAGGTCAGAGTGGAAGTAAAGAGACAGAAGCTGATGAAGTGCAGGAGGGATGCTGTGTTGACAAAGATGAAGTGTTAGAAAGCATAAAACGCAGCGGAAGACAGGAGAGTAGTGAGCAAGAGGATAATCAGAGCAGTGAAGAGGTGGACAAATTTGCTGAGAGCCGGAATGAGGAAGTCAGGGATGGAGAGGCGGTAAAAAGTTTAGAAGAATCAGAAACTAAGGATGAAGTTGTGGAAAAGAGCTCCGACAGCGATAAGGATGGTAGAAGTAAGGAGGAGGACAAACTTGGTGAAAACAGAGATGCGACTGAGAGGAGTGTTTCTGATGAAGAGCTGAGTGAGGGCGAGAAAGAGGAGGGACGGAAAGGgcaggacgaggacgaggagggggaggagagtGACGAGGCGGTGCAGGAGCGCTCCGTGAGCCACAGGAAACTGACACAGAGTCATGAGGAGGTGCTGGAAAGATGTGTGAaaggtggaggagaggaagcGCTGACGGAGGGAGTGGAGGTAGAAGATGAAGCAGGGGTTGAAATCCCCCCGGGAGCATCAGAGAGTGACGAGGACATCCTTGAGGTTTTTAACTCGGGGTCGACTCGAGTCCAACCAGCCAACCTAGGACAGACGTTTCTTTACCGAAACAAAGAGAGTCTCGCCGATGAGATGGCGAATGAGATAAACTCCTCCCTTCCTGCAGAG GAGTTTAATGCCAGTAAGAACATCGCAGAGCCTTCTTCCTCCATAGATATCAAG CTGTCACAGAAGGTTCTGGACGTCAACGATCTGTCTGGTACGATCAGTCCGCTGGAGAAAGATGACAGAGACGAAACGCAGGAAGTTGTGGAGGAAAATGAGGAAAGAGGGAGGACAAAAACCGAAACCACGAAGAG tCAGACCCTGCCTAAAGACAAAGATAACCCTCCATCCCACAAAGTGGACCGACTCATCCTCCACCAGTCCAGCCCGTCGCCTTCACCCTCCAACTCCTCCAGCTCAGAACGAGGTGGCTCCCATCATCAGAAAGCACCGAGCCTGGGCATGTCTGTGGGCGTCCAGAGGCCTGAAACCTCCAGGGGCCGGCCCGTTCGCACTCTGGACGGCCAAATCGAAGACGCCAAACctacctttaaaaaacaagcgAGCACTCTGGAAGAAGAGCCAAGCGGGAGAGTCaagaaggagagggagagagaggaagaggacagGAAGAGGGCAGACAGGGAGGAAAGGAGTATGAGACgaagggaggaggaagaggaggaggaggaggaggaggagagggagcgCTTGTTGAAggacaaggagaaaaaaatgcgtctcctccaggagctgctgaaaagagaagaggaagaagaggaaaggaaaCTGAAAGAGGAGAGTGAAGAAAGGCTGAG GGCGCTGCGGCAGCATCTGCTGtcgaagaggagggaggaggaggcgagGCTGAACGAGGAGTCTGATGAAAGACTGGAGGAACTAAGAGAGTCTGTGAGAAAGGAGAGGGagaagcagcaacaaaaactcag GGAGGAGAGCGACGTGATGGTAGAGGAATTACGGACGACCCTGGAGGAAGAACGCGCAGCAGCACGCGGCACGCTGGAGGCTCAGAGGAAGCAGGACATGGAGCGACTGAAGGCCGAATCGGAGGAAGAGCTGCAAGCTGAGAAGAGGAGACTCCAGagagagcaggaggagaaacTGAACTCTCTGAAACAGGAG GCCGTcagcacagagaggaggagggagctgTTGATGAGTCCACGACCTGAGCAGCAGCTGGCAGAGTACCACAGAGAG CTGACCGACGTGCTCCAGGAAGTGAGAGACGAAGTGCAGCGTGATCACGAGCGCAAGCTGGAGCAGCTGAGGGACGACCACAGGAGGGAGATGAACAGCATCCGAGAGAAATATCTGGATGAG GAGACCGCTCTGAGGGAGCGCTTGCTGCACTCTCTGCAGGACGACAGAGAGCAGCTCCAGGCGTCCCACACTGTCCAGTTGGAGAAACTCCGCCTGCAGCTCCACGCACAAATACAAAAGGCTCAGCTGGAGCACTCGCGCAAG GAGTCAGAACTGCGGGATCTGGCAGATCGCCTGGAGCTGAGAGAGAAAGAACTGAAGAGCCAGGAGGCCATGCTCCAAACCAAG GCAGGAGAtttgaagaagaggaggaggaagctcggggaagaagaggaagacttGGACAGACAGATAGAG GCTTTGCCTCGGCTGGTCAAGGAGAGAGaccagctgaaggaggagctgcACAGAATGAGGGAGGAGGTGGCACAAGCCCGAGAACTCGCCCACAGAGCCAGAGAGGAGAGGAACGAGGCCAAGGAGGCAGTGGAGAGGCTGATGGAGGAGAGGGACAAAACCAGGGAGGAGAGCAGGAGAGCCAGGGAGGACAAGAAGCAACTGGAGAGCAAGGTGGCGCTGCTGCAGGAGAGATGCGACCATCTCAGCAGCAGAGTCAG CGAGCTGGATGAAAGTGGACGAGGAGGCACTTCCATCAAACCGGAGCAGGGCAGAAGGAAGGCAGAGAAGGCAACAAGGCCCTCTGGTGACTGGAGAGACTCGTCACTACATGCAGAGGACCTGGATGAGCCACCCCTTTCGCCCAGACCTGACAGCCACAGCAGCATGGACGA CTTTCGGCAGTACGTCTCCTCACACGGCGACTCCATCCAGAAGACCAAACTCTTCCTGGAGAGGGAGAGCAGCCGCCTGATGGAGAGGCAGGCAGCTCTGCAGGCAGCACAGACGAGCAGCTCTCAGGACCCCAGTCTGgcaggactgactgaggagatGATGAGAACCCTCCAGCAG GAGTCCAGAGACGTGGCCGAGCTGCAGCGGACGGTTCAGAGAGGAAACTCCCTGCTGAGGAagaaggaggagcagctgcagcagctggagagcTCCATGGCTGAAGAG GAGGTCACCCCTCCGTCCCGGCCAAAGTCCAGGAGTTAG